The nucleotide window CGGCAGCTTTGCCAGGCCGCCGTCCAGGTATGCGAGCGGGTGTGTTTTAAGGGCAAATTGCTTGAAGGTATCTTCATCCAGTTCCAACTGGAGGCGTTGGACGTCCATCTTGCAGCCTCCGTGACCGGAGGTCTCACTGCTCAGTTCGATGGTGTCTCTCCGCACGTTCTGTTGCAGACCTTCTTCCATATACTTCTGCAGATACCACCTGGCGTTATCGAGCCACTCTTGCCCGGCCCGCGATAGCCTGGGCCTCAACTTCGCTCCGTAATTCGAGCAGTAGTAGTACCCGTACGCGACGTAGTACGAGGGCGGCTTATGTCCGCATCCGATATGTCTCATCATGAAGTTGCTGTGTCGCGACCAGTCGGAGTCGGTGCAGTGCGGCGGGATCAACTGCTCGCGCCGATTTAACAGGCGTTCGGTTGCTTCGATATCGGTCCAGGGATTGAAGGTCCGCGCAAACACTTTGACGGCCGTATACGCCGCGGCTGTCGATACGCTCGACACACTGACCTTCTCGACGGTGTCCAGATACGCGCAGTGCAACGGCCTGTAGTAGTACTCGCACTGTCCGATGATCGAACCGGCAGCGGGCGGCACGTTCAGATCGCACACCGTCCTCGTGGCTTCAGCGCGTTGCGTGTAGCCCGATGGCGTCATGTACGAGTGGAAGACCCCGTTTAACTTCGGATTGTCGTTATCAGTCATTCTTCAGTCGTTCATGAGTTTGAGTACCGCATCCTGTGGCACATGGCTTTGCACCAACGACGTCTCGCCCATCTCATTGGTCGTACCTTCGGCGATCACCTTTCCTTCGGAGAGAAGGGTGTACTTCGTGTTGCGCGCCGGAATCTGCGTACCGCTCCAGCGCACGACGAAAGCCTGATCGAATGCGCCGGCCGTCGCGGGCAGTGCGGGAATGGCGGCCGACACGGATTGCGGACCGAGCTTCTGGTACGAGGCACTATGGATGACCCGATCACCGCGCGTCCCGTCCTCGATGCCAGCCGGTGTGATGCGCAGATACGACGCGCCGCATACCAACAGGATTTCTTTCTTGGCGGTGATAGTCACGTGACCATTTGCGCTCGCAATACTCATTTCATTCTGGGAAACCAGGCTCATTTCGCCATGCTGGGCCTGAAGATCGATTTTCCCGTTTGCTGCCAATGCCTTGATGCCGCTCTGATTGGCATACAACGAAACTGCGCCGTTGGATGCGACCGTGAAGTTGCGGCCGACACTAAAATCGGCACTCGCACCCGCTGTCACGGCGAGGTTTTCTCCTCCCGATAGCTGAATACTTTTAGGCGTCACCGCACCGATACCTTCGGGCGCGGACAACAAGATGACGGCTTGTTTCAGATCCCTGAATGCGGTTTCAAGTTGGGCTTGCTGCTCCTGCACCTGCGCGAGCTCGGCCGTGGCGCGCTGTGCGAGGGAACGAAGTGACTGTGCCTCTGCGAGTGCAGCCTCAAGTTGGGCGAGTGCCGCCGTCATCTCCGTTTGCGGCGCATCCTTGCTCGACAACGCATCAGCCGAAAAAAACAATCCCTTGGGCGCATGCACCGTACCGCGCCCTTCGGTATGGATCTCAAACCCTTCGCCGCGCGGTTGCCGATTGCTGTCCACCAGATAACCAAGACTGACCGACGTCTGCATATAAACCGTCGAAGCCTTGAACCCTTCCTGGCCCTTCTCATCCTCAAGACGAACCTTTGCGCCCCGCAACGGGCTACGCCACATCGAGCGGGTATACCAACTCCGCAAACCGTGCACGACGTCCGGGTGCGCATAGTCGTGCAGCGCACCTGCGATAAACAGACTATCGACATCGCCATCCGTTGCAACGAGCTGCACCTCTGTCTCCGACAACAGCGGTGAATGAAATCCGCTTTGATACGACGCCGACGGACGCAACAGCCGCAGCGACATCAAATGCGTGCCGCGCATGCCGCTCCGTCTGCTAAAGAGCGGCTCGACGTCATAGCGGCCATGCTCATCGATGGACGCATACGGTGCGTTGGAACCCGACTTGATCACGCCGGTCAGCGCCCCCGTCACTTTGCGCCAATGCGTTGCAGGATCGTATGGCGGGCGCCATGTCAGATGAGCGGGCGTTGCCTCGAACTCGTTGAACACGGGCATGCTGCGGCTGCCCTTTGTCTTGAGACGCGTGATCATAAAACCGTAA belongs to Paraburkholderia sp. SOS3 and includes:
- a CDS encoding type VI secretion system Vgr family protein, whose amino-acid sequence is MRKIQEILRYPSARLRQKFDLSIVTVKQSLSVVSFELEEALNTTYKLDLVVTSSDHEMDGGACVGRRATFTIIEEGSVPSLVDVMEPVIEPARLVHGVVTRWERRSSSRDETTYALRIEPRFALLAHVHDSGVFRNKTMSDLIRECIVDRKLFDPHDIEFHLEGVEEKFEQTVMYEETVKGFIDRHCRRAGIYYYFKQGDKAWRDIVVFGNNPRGYVRALELPLMPDAGLNANWHEAVLSIGTVRELVPATVELWERNYREPADSLKASTVVAHDDESLFGRVNRSDEHHRTGDVGEMLAHARREELVSRQQTLYGTSNAIGMMPGLVVRLSNRKLAEAPYGFMITRLKTKGSRSMPVFNEFEATPAHLTWRPPYDPATHWRKVTGALTGVIKSGSNAPYASIDEHGRYDVEPLFSRRSGMRGTHLMSLRLLRPSASYQSGFHSPLLSETEVQLVATDGDVDSLFIAGALHDYAHPDVVHGLRSWYTRSMWRSPLRGAKVRLEDEKGQEGFKASTVYMQTSVSLGYLVDSNRQPRGEGFEIHTEGRGTVHAPKGLFFSADALSSKDAPQTEMTAALAQLEAALAEAQSLRSLAQRATAELAQVQEQQAQLETAFRDLKQAVILLSAPEGIGAVTPKSIQLSGGENLAVTAGASADFSVGRNFTVASNGAVSLYANQSGIKALAANGKIDLQAQHGEMSLVSQNEMSIASANGHVTITAKKEILLVCGASYLRITPAGIEDGTRGDRVIHSASYQKLGPQSVSAAIPALPATAGAFDQAFVVRWSGTQIPARNTKYTLLSEGKVIAEGTTNEMGETSLVQSHVPQDAVLKLMND